The following coding sequences lie in one Spinacia oleracea cultivar Varoflay chromosome 1, BTI_SOV_V1, whole genome shotgun sequence genomic window:
- the LOC130464171 gene encoding uncharacterized protein, whose protein sequence is MPSELAGQFSEEQLATARAVMAALSALKPARKANTEPVPRTVIHQTAETPVGEKRKRLPIRNLFGEQILVQQEQHPNTNQAIALRSRPEPMVIEETREAPQRYASRRYTIQPANSPLCAGILEEPMEKLKFPLCKYDGSTDPEVHCNTFEQHMMLYTDSDAIWCKIFPSTLLGVASGWYKGLPKGSVYNYRQLETEFMLRFISRQQRKKTSGELMAVTQRSGESLRDYLTRFNNESTSIPNLQQEIAVVALMRGMNHCEFKKYLGRKSFTDLGSALIKAHEYIKSDELMTIPNHYQSAQTRNAAPRPVQPAQQNQNRGFRKDEQRKDPRGRDYQKQSTSIYPTFHEYTPLNAPRAAIYNVNKNENWKRPPPMSDKPRPQSKYCAFHDDCGHYTENCRDLKDNIEDMIRRGYLTQYKARQNNNNQQNSNWQSNNTNNRLPSTQTPLRIEQKAPETSRNGEARNSGQKGPTVWVISGGPCHGGTISGAGRSLGEHRHLVNYHSTIKWPATQVMPNISFTPDDCRGIIYPHDDPLVLGLEIANFPVKRILVDGGSSANIIFWEAFVQLKIDEKELTRVNYPVIGFSGATVFPEGSIRLPVQIGEGRAARDLMVDFLVIKVPAAYNVIVGRPFIHDAQAVVSTYHLTMIYMSNFEKAERIRGSQDSARSCYLTALKTPGRLTPSRNIAREAATKRPAKGQAPRLGGESSLLPKKEKRQKMESPTIEGIEKGTSLPRVEAGGRSEEVELVEGETGRTVKLGTDIDPQLRVNMIGLLREHADVFAFSADEMPGISSEVIEHRLNVDRAVRPVKQKKRNFSTEKKSSNTGRGRKVVGSRIY, encoded by the coding sequence ATGCCGTCTGAACTCGCCGGTCAGTTCTCGGAGGAACAGTTGGCTACAGCAAGAGCGGTGATGGCCGCGTTGTCGGCCTTGAAGCCAGCAAGAAAGGCAAACACAGAACCTGTACCCAGGACAGTCATACACCAGACTGCAGAAACACCAGTCGGCGAAAAACGGAAGAGATTGCCGATAAGAAACCTATTCGGAGAACAGATCCTAGTGCAACAAGAACAACACCCAAATACAAACCAGGCGATTGCTCTGCGCAGTCGGCCGGAACCCATGGTCATCGAAGAGACAAGAGAAGCACCCCAGAGATACGCGTCGCGCCGTTACACCATCCAACCTGCAAACTCCCCCCTGTGCGCGGGCATTCTGGAGGAACCAATGGAGAAATTGAAGTTCCCACTCTGCAAGTACGACGGATCCACAGATCCGGAGGTCCACTGCAACACATTTGAGCAACATATGATGTTGTATACAGATTCCGACGCCATTTGGTGCAAGATATTTCCCTCAACGCTGCTGGGAGTGGCATCCGGCTGGTATAAGGGACTACCAAAGGGGTCGGTATATAATTACCGACAGTTAGAAACAGAGTTCATGCTACGGTTCATCAGCCGGCAGCAGAGAAAGAAAACGTCGGGAGAGCTGATGGCAGTCACCCAGAGAAGCGGAGAATCCTTAAGAGATTACCTCACCAGATTCAACAACGAGTCCACcagcataccaaacttgcagcaaGAGATAGCTGTGGTGGCCCTGATGAGAGGAATGAACCACTGCGAGTTCAAAAAATACTTGGGAAGAAAATCCTTCACCGATTTGGGAAGCGCACTGATAAAGGCCCACGAATACATCAAAAGCGACGAGCTGATGACAATCCCAAATCACTATCAGTCGGCACAGACCAGAAATGCCGCACCAAGGCCGGTTCAGCCGGCGCAGCAGAATCAGAACAGGGGGTTCAGAAAGGATGAACAGAGGAAAGACCCAAGAGGGAGGGATTACCAGAAACAATCAACCAGCATATACCCCACATTCCATGAATACACTCCATTGAACGCCCCAAGAGCCGCAATTTACAATGTCAACAAGAACGAAAACTGGAAGAGGCCTCCACCAATGAGCGACAAACCCCGACCACAGTCGAAGTACTGCGCATTCCATGATGACTGTGGACACTATACGGAAAACTGCAGAGATTTGAAGGATAACATCGAGGATATGATCAGGAGAGGCTATCTGACACAATATAAAGCCCGacagaacaacaacaaccaacagAATAGCAATTGGCAAAGCAATAACACGAACAACAGATTACCATCCACCCAAACACCGCTCCGAATAGAGCAGAAAGCACCAGAAACCAGTCGGAATGGGGAGGCTAGAAACAGTGGCCAGAAGGGGCCGACAGTATGggtcatatctggaggaccgTGCCATGGAGGAACAATCAGTGGAGCCGGCAGAAGTCTGGGCGAACACCGCCACCTGGTAAACTACCACAGCACCATAAAATGGCCGGCAACCCAAGTCATGCCAAATATTTCATTCACCCCAGACGACTGTCGCGGAATTATATACCCTCACGACGATCCACTGGTTTTGGGCCTCGAAATAGCAAACTTCCCAGTGAAACGAATACTGGTGGATGGAGGGAGTTCAGCGAACATTATCTTTTGGGAAGCCTTCGTTCAGCTGAAAATAGACGAGAAAGAACTCACACGAGTCAACTATCCTGTGATAGGATTCTCCGGAGCCACAGTCTTCCCGGAAGGTAGCATCAGGCTACCAGTGCAGATTGGAGAAGGTAGAGCCGCAAGGGACCTAATGGTAGACTTCTTAGTAATCAAAGTGCCTGCTGCATACAACGTAATAGTGGGCCGGCCATTCATCCACGATGCACAAGCAGTGGTATCAACATACCATCTAACTATGATATACATGTCTAACTTTGAGAAGGCTGAAAGAATCCGAGGCAGTCAAGATTCAGCAAGATCATGCTACTTGACGGCATTAAAAACACCAGGCCGACTGACCCCATCCAGGAATATAGCAAGAGAGGCAGCAACGAAAAGACCGGCAAAGGGTCAAGCCCCAAGATTGGGGGGCGAGTCATCTCTTTTGCCCAAGAAGGAGAAAAGGCAGAAAATGGAGTCACCCACAATCGAAGGCATCGAAAAGGGGACTTCTCTACCTAGGGTAGAGGCCGGAGGAAGGTCAGAAGAAGTCGAGCTGGTAGAAGGAGAAACTGGCAGAACAGTAAAATTAGGAACCGACATTGACCCCCAGTTGCGGGTAAACATGATCGGTCTGTTGAGAGAACATGCGGATGTGTTCGCATTTTCCGCAGATGAAATGCCCGGTATAAGCTCGGAGGTAATCGAGCACCGACTGAATGTCGACAGAGCAGTCAGGCCGGTaaagcaaaagaaaagaaacttctcaacagaaaaaaaatcaagcaatACAGGAAGAGGTAGAAAAGTTGTTGGCAGCAGGATTTATTGA